CAAGTCCGCTGGGGCTTTTCTGACCAATCCGATTTCGAAACGAACGGAGTGCACCCGGTATTGCGGCAAGAAACAGCCCACTCCGGATACAGATCATGACAACACCGGCTGCAGCCGTTGCCACCACCATTTTTTCTAAAAAACGGTTATGCATCAGGTTCTTCAAAATCCGGAAAAATTTGGTTCAGATGGACGGCAAGCCGCCTGCAGATAACTGAAATCTCACATTCCTAATCACCGGCTGCCCCCAACCCCTCAAGCTCCTCCCACCTTGCGTAAGAAAGCGCAAGCTTCGCCTCAATCTCTTCAAGTCTCCTGCCGGCATTGGCAATATCGGAGCCATCACCTTTGGTGTAAAGAGAGTGATCGGCCATCAGGCGGAAGAGCTCCGCCTGTTCTTTTTCCAGTGCCTCGATCTCGGCAGGAAGAGACTCAAGTTCACGGTTTTCCTTGAAAGAGAGCTTCCTCTGGGCCGCTTTGACCGTCTTCGGCTTCACTTTCTTGCCCTCGGTCCTGACCTTTTTTTCAGTGAGGGGGCTTGGCCGCTGCTTCAACCAGTCATCATAGCCGCCAGCATATTCCCCAACTCTCCCCTCGCCTTCAAAAACCAGGGTGCTGGTCACCACATTATTGATGAAGGTCCGATCATGGCTGACCAGGAGCACAGTCCCGTCGTATTCCATGAGCAGCTCTTCAAGGAGTTCAAGGGTCTCCAGATCGAGATCGTTGGTCGGCTCATCAAGGACCAGAACATTTGAAGGCCGGGCAAATATTTTTGCCAGGAGCAGCCTGTTTTTCTCTCCGCCGGACAACATGCTGACCGGCGACCTTGCCCGCTCCGGGGCAAAGAGAAAATCCCCCAGATAGCCGATCACATGTTTACGGCGCCCGTTAAGTTCAATAAAATCACCGCTGTCGCTTAAGTTCTCGATCACGGTCTTGTTTGTATCAAGCTGCATCCGCTGCTGGTCAAAATAGACATGATGCAGATTGCTGCCGAGCTTGATTTCTCCGGAATCGGGCGGCAGCTCGCCCAAAAGCAGTTTCAGAAGAGTGGTCTTGCCGGCCCCGTTCGGGCCGAGGATCCCCGTCCGGTCTCCCCGCATGATCGTTGTGGTGAGGTTCTTGACCACCTGTTTCTCACCATACCCATAGGACACATCTTTCAGCACGGCGACCAATTTGCCCGACATTCCGGCTCCGGTGGCTTCCATCCGAACCCGGCCGAGCTGTTCACGCCGCGCCGCTCTCTGCCGCCGCATTTCCTGCAGTTCCCGGACCCGTCCCTCATCTCTGGTACGGCGGGCCTTGACCCCTCGCCTGACCCAGACCTCTTCTTCGGCGAGTTTCTTGTCGAACTTTTTCCTGGCAATCTCTTCGTTGCCAAGCATTTCCTCTTTCCGGCGCAGATAATTGCCATAGTCTCCCGGCCAGCTCGTCGCCCTGCCCCGGTCAAGATCAATGATCCTGGTTGCCAGTTTTTTTAAGAGATCCCGATCGTGGGTAATGAAGAACAGGGTACACGGACTGTTCTGCAGAAACTCTTCCAGCCATTGGATCGAATCAATATCAAGATGATTGGTCGGCTCATCGAGAAGAAGCAGATCCGGTTCGCCGACCAGGGCATGGGCAAGCATCACCCGTCGCTTCATGCCGCCGGAAAGATCTCCAAAGGGTTGTGCCGGATTCAGCTGCAGGGTGGAGAGGACCGTCTCAATCCTCTGTTCGGTCTTCCAGGCGCCCGACGTATCCATCTTCTGCTCAAGAGCGGCAAGTTCAGACAATATCCCCCCATCATGATCCTCGGTAAGGCGTTCGAGAAGCTGTTGGTGTTCCCTGATCAGATTTACCGATGCCCCGAGTCCTTCCGCCACCACATCGTAGACGGTCCCCCCGATAAACCCCGGGACCATCTGACTGAGCATCGCGACCTTCAACCCCTGCTGGAAGACGACCTTGCCGTGATCGGGAACAATTCCCCCCGCGATAATTTGCAGCAGGGTCGATTTTCCTTCGCCGTTGCGGCCGACGAGACAAACCCGTTCCCCCGACTCGATCTGCAGGTCAAGACCGTCGAGCAGCGGCGCTCCACCGAAACTGTGTTTTATTTCCTGAAGGTCAACAAGTATCATAAGGGTTGCTGTATTACCATAAATCGTGCTTGTATAGTATCGCTATTTATGGATGGTTATCATTTTACCGACTGTTGTTTCGCAGTTCCAAATCCAGCATTGAGGAAAAATATGGAGACAAGCAGCCTTCATCCCGGAAAATTATTTGGCCTTGCCAGCAGCTACTGGCAGCCGTGCGCTCTTCATGCCGGGGTAAAACTCGGCATCTTCAGTTCCGTTGCCAGAAACAAGAGCACCACCGGAGAGATTGCCGCTGACCTGGGTACAAGTCCCCGAGGCACCGAAGCCCTGCTCAATGCCCTGACGGCCATGGATCTTCTGATCAAGAAAGATGGCCGTTTTACAAATGCTCCGCTGGCCGCCGCATTTCTGGTGAAGGAGAAGCCGGGATATGTCGGTCACATCATCATGCACCATCACCATCTGGTCGATGGATGGGCCCAGCTCGATGTGGCGGTGAAAACCGGTGAGCCGGTGGAAACCCGCGACCACGGTGAAGAGAAAGAGCGGGAAAGCTTCCAGCTGGGGATGCTCAACCTGGCTCTGGCCATCGCCCCGGCCATTTCAAAAGAAATCAATCTGCAGGGGCGTAAACATTTGCTGGATCTGGGCGGTG
The window above is part of the Pseudomonadota bacterium genome. Proteins encoded here:
- a CDS encoding ATP-binding cassette domain-containing protein, which produces MILVDLQEIKHSFGGAPLLDGLDLQIESGERVCLVGRNGEGKSTLLQIIAGGIVPDHGKVVFQQGLKVAMLSQMVPGFIGGTVYDVVAEGLGASVNLIREHQQLLERLTEDHDGGILSELAALEQKMDTSGAWKTEQRIETVLSTLQLNPAQPFGDLSGGMKRRVMLAHALVGEPDLLLLDEPTNHLDIDSIQWLEEFLQNSPCTLFFITHDRDLLKKLATRIIDLDRGRATSWPGDYGNYLRRKEEMLGNEEIARKKFDKKLAEEEVWVRRGVKARRTRDEGRVRELQEMRRQRAARREQLGRVRMEATGAGMSGKLVAVLKDVSYGYGEKQVVKNLTTTIMRGDRTGILGPNGAGKTTLLKLLLGELPPDSGEIKLGSNLHHVYFDQQRMQLDTNKTVIENLSDSGDFIELNGRRKHVIGYLGDFLFAPERARSPVSMLSGGEKNRLLLAKIFARPSNVLVLDEPTNDLDLETLELLEELLMEYDGTVLLVSHDRTFINNVVTSTLVFEGEGRVGEYAGGYDDWLKQRPSPLTEKKVRTEGKKVKPKTVKAAQRKLSFKENRELESLPAEIEALEKEQAELFRLMADHSLYTKGDGSDIANAGRRLEEIEAKLALSYARWEELEGLGAAGD
- a CDS encoding methyltransferase domain-containing protein, producing METSSLHPGKLFGLASSYWQPCALHAGVKLGIFSSVARNKSTTGEIAADLGTSPRGTEALLNALTAMDLLIKKDGRFTNAPLAAAFLVKEKPGYVGHIIMHHHHLVDGWAQLDVAVKTGEPVETRDHGEEKERESFQLGMLNLALAIAPAISKEINLQGRKHLLDLGGGPGTHAIHFCLENPQLRATIFDRETTRPFALETARRFGVEKRIDFSAGDFNRDPVPGRYDVAWLSQIIHSNAPETCRKLIRKTAAALKPGGLLLIHDFFLNDDYAGPLFPALFSLNMLINNDGRSYSAAEVSEMMEESGLTDIKRLCFQGGNDSYIISGVLK